In the genome of cyanobacterium endosymbiont of Braarudosphaera bigelowii, one region contains:
- a CDS encoding UPF0182 family protein, with protein MIKFSKRYFTRLGLLILVLGCLCELSSYIVVEKFWFEEVGYLEVFFKQIFWKLGLLISVSSCSIWFLFINLNQAEYYKWSNPSQDYEIYTQDKSQFTKLDRYPSSPSLGLFYLICIVIGLGGVIGLIILYYGEVAYNSWISNFPLQNEIPMIPSLSPLDFNFKFILQEVNQLWKIGIIGVTIFVILLNINLCFRVTSLSFSLILGLTLSSNWSRVLQYLYSTPFGEADPQFGKDISFYIFSFPFWKLIDFWLSGLFLFGLIYVVLTYLMAANSLRSGRFIGFSQEQLRHIFTLGGLFALDVAFHNWLARYELLYSSRGVVFGASYTDIYFLIPIYTLTAIILVIFSLLLLFRGTKNNTKSIFYYSPLFIYIAILPITWFGQEIVQSLIVEPNELAREIPYIKRNIASTRRAFNLDKIKIKTFHGTGNLTEKFLDENRLTINNIRLWDPRPLLQTNRQLQQLRPYYKFNDADIDRYSISLVADNNLSKIVKQQVLIAARELEYEAVPEPAKTWVNEHLVYTHGYGFTLSPVNKVDEGGLPFYSVQNIDTKNRIRNLQTFNNELEIPIDNPRIYFGESTNTYIMTNTEVQELDFPSGQDNVYNTYDGKGGIKIKNWVRKVLFANYLRDWQMIFTRNFTPDTRLIFCRNINHRIRTIAPFLLFDNDPYLVTTKVQVGNNNLKETKLYWMIDAYTTSNRYPYSEPGNSTFNYIRNSVKIVIDAYDGDVSLYVIDPDDPLIKTWSKIFPNLFKPFQEIPLFIKNHIRYPKDMFNVQSERLLTYHMTDPQVFYNREDQWRIPQEIYGENQQPIEPYYLLISLINDTPEFMLFNVYTPTSRNNLIAGLFARSDENNYGEMLLFRLPKQRIIYGPEQIEALISQDPVISQQISLWTRQKSRVIQGNLLVIPFFKEQSLLYVEPLYLEAEKNSLPTLVRVIVVYENKVVMAKTLNEALNSIFKTRMNMSTLSK; from the coding sequence ATGATAAAATTTTCAAAACGTTATTTTACTCGACTTGGTTTACTGATATTAGTTCTTGGATGTCTTTGTGAACTATCTTCTTACATCGTTGTAGAGAAATTTTGGTTTGAGGAAGTAGGCTATCTAGAGGTTTTCTTTAAGCAGATTTTTTGGAAATTAGGTTTATTAATATCTGTTAGTAGTTGTTCTATATGGTTTTTATTTATAAATTTAAATCAAGCAGAATATTATAAATGGAGTAATCCTTCTCAAGACTATGAGATATACACCCAAGATAAATCTCAATTTACAAAGCTTGATCGGTATCCTTCTTCTCCTTCCCTAGGATTATTCTATTTAATTTGCATTGTTATAGGACTAGGGGGAGTGATAGGGTTAATAATCTTATATTATGGTGAAGTCGCTTATAATTCTTGGATCTCTAATTTTCCTCTACAAAACGAGATACCAATGATACCTTCCTTATCTCCATTGGATTTTAATTTTAAATTTATTCTGCAAGAAGTAAATCAATTATGGAAAATTGGGATTATCGGAGTAACTATATTTGTAATTTTATTGAATATAAATCTTTGTTTTAGAGTAACGTCTTTAAGTTTTAGCTTAATATTGGGTCTGACGTTGTCAAGTAATTGGTCTCGGGTTTTACAATATTTATATTCTACTCCTTTTGGTGAAGCCGATCCTCAATTTGGTAAAGATATTAGTTTTTATATTTTTAGTTTTCCATTTTGGAAATTAATTGATTTCTGGTTAAGCGGTTTGTTTTTGTTTGGATTAATCTATGTTGTTTTAACTTATCTTATGGCAGCTAATAGTCTAAGATCGGGTCGATTTATAGGATTCTCTCAAGAACAACTACGCCATATATTTACTTTAGGTGGTCTATTTGCATTAGATGTTGCATTTCATAATTGGTTAGCTAGGTATGAATTACTATATTCTTCTAGAGGAGTTGTTTTTGGGGCTAGTTATACTGATATTTATTTTCTTATTCCTATTTATACACTAACAGCGATCATACTAGTTATTTTCTCTTTATTATTATTATTTCGAGGAACAAAAAATAATACAAAAAGTATTTTTTACTATTCTCCGTTGTTCATATATATAGCTATTTTACCTATTACTTGGTTTGGCCAAGAGATAGTGCAGAGTTTAATTGTAGAACCTAATGAATTGGCTCGAGAAATACCATATATAAAACGCAATATTGCTTCAACTCGTCGAGCTTTTAATCTTGATAAAATCAAAATTAAAACTTTTCATGGAACTGGAAACTTAACTGAAAAATTTTTAGACGAAAACCGTCTTACTATTAATAACATTCGTTTATGGGATCCTCGTCCTTTATTACAAACTAATCGACAACTACAACAACTTCGGCCTTATTATAAATTTAACGATGCAGATATTGATCGTTATTCAATCTCACTAGTAGCAGATAATAATTTATCTAAAATCGTGAAACAACAAGTTTTAATTGCAGCTCGGGAATTAGAGTATGAAGCAGTACCAGAACCTGCAAAAACCTGGGTCAATGAACATTTAGTATATACTCATGGCTATGGATTTACTTTATCACCAGTAAATAAAGTAGATGAAGGTGGATTACCATTTTATTCTGTACAAAATATTGATACAAAAAATAGAATAAGAAACTTACAAACTTTTAATAATGAATTAGAAATTCCTATTGATAATCCTAGAATTTATTTCGGAGAATCAACTAATACTTATATCATGACTAATACAGAAGTCCAAGAATTAGATTTTCCTAGTGGTCAAGATAATGTTTATAACACCTACGATGGTAAAGGAGGAATTAAAATTAAAAACTGGGTTAGGAAAGTTTTATTTGCTAATTATCTAAGAGACTGGCAAATGATATTTACCCGTAATTTTACTCCAGATACTCGACTAATTTTTTGTCGTAATATCAATCATAGGATAAGAACAATTGCTCCATTTCTTCTTTTTGATAACGATCCGTATTTAGTAACAACCAAAGTGCAGGTAGGAAATAATAATCTAAAGGAAACAAAACTATACTGGATGATCGATGCTTACACAACTAGTAATCGTTATCCTTATTCTGAACCAGGGAATTCTACTTTTAATTACATTCGTAATTCAGTAAAAATTGTTATTGATGCTTATGATGGAGATGTTAGTTTGTACGTAATCGATCCAGATGATCCACTAATCAAAACATGGAGTAAAATATTTCCTAACCTTTTTAAACCATTTCAAGAAATACCTCTTTTCATAAAAAATCATATACGCTATCCAAAAGATATGTTTAATGTTCAATCAGAGAGATTATTAACTTATCACATGACAGATCCTCAGGTTTTTTATAATCGAGAAGATCAGTGGCGAATTCCTCAAGAGATCTATGGAGAAAATCAACAACCTATAGAACCTTATTATTTATTGATAAGTTTAATAAATGATACACCAGAGTTTATGTTATTTAATGTTTATACTCCTACTAGCCGTAATAACTTAATTGCTGGATTATTTGCTCGTTCAGATGAAAACAACTATGGTGAAATGTTATTATTTAGATTGCCTAAGCAAAGAATTATTTATGGACCAGAACAAATAGAAGCATTGATCAGTCAAGATCCAGTTATTTCTCAACAAATATCTTTATGGACTAGGCAGAAATCAAGAGTTATACAAGGAAATCTTTTAGTAATTCCTTTTTTTAAAGAACAGTCTTTACTTTATGTTGAACCATTATATTTAGAAGCAGAAAAAAATAGTTTACCAACTTTAGTGAGAGTAATAGTTGTTTATGAAAATAAAGTTGTTATGGCAAAGACTTTGAATGAAGCATTAAACTCTATTTTCAAAACAAGAATGAATATGTCAACTCTTTCTAAATAG
- a CDS encoding DNA-directed RNA polymerase subunit gamma gives MKPAQDTRFDYVKIGLASPERIRQWGERTLPNGTTVGEVTKPETINYRTLKPEMDGLFCERIFGPSKDWECWCGKYKRVRHRGIVCERCGVEVTESRVRRHRMGFIKLAAPVTHVWYLKGIPSYMSILLDMALKDVEQIVYFNAYVVLDPGNASNLQYKQLLTEEQWIEIEDQIYAEDSDLYGIEVGIGAEAIHRLLQEMDLEEIAEKLREEITQSKGQKRAKLIKRLRVIDNFIATGSLSEWMVLEVIPVIPPDLRPMVQLDGGRFATSDLNDLYRRVINRNNRLARLQEILAPEIIVRNEKRMLQEAVDALIDNGRRGRTVVGANNRPLKSLSDIIEGKQGRFRQNLLGKRVDYSGRSVIVVGPKLKIYQCGLPREMAIELFQPFVIHRLIRLGLVNNIKAAKKLIIKGDSSIWNVLEEVITGHPVLLNRAPTLHRLGIQAFEPILVEGRAIQLHPLVCPAFNADFDGDQMAVHVPLSLESQAEARLLMLACHNILSPATGAPIVAPSQDMVLGCYYLTAENPEAQQGGGRYFANFEDAIKAYEQGNIDLHAYIWLRCEDPYEEIVTDKPDKEVIKTETSEDGSIIKYYRERKVRELNGENLSQFIRTTAGRIIYNKTIQDALASLH, from the coding sequence ATGAAACCAGCACAAGATACAAGATTTGACTATGTCAAAATTGGATTAGCTTCTCCAGAACGTATCCGTCAATGGGGAGAAAGAACTCTTCCGAATGGTACTACTGTTGGAGAGGTAACAAAACCTGAAACCATCAATTACAGAACTTTGAAACCAGAGATGGACGGACTATTTTGTGAACGGATTTTTGGTCCTTCAAAAGACTGGGAGTGTTGGTGTGGCAAATATAAAAGAGTTCGTCATCGTGGTATTGTTTGTGAACGTTGTGGTGTTGAAGTTACAGAATCACGTGTTCGTAGACATCGTATGGGGTTTATAAAGTTAGCTGCTCCTGTTACACACGTATGGTATTTGAAAGGAATTCCTAGCTATATGAGCATCTTGCTTGATATGGCTTTAAAAGACGTAGAGCAAATTGTTTACTTTAATGCTTATGTAGTCCTAGATCCTGGTAATGCTAGCAATCTTCAATACAAACAACTATTAACTGAAGAACAGTGGATTGAAATTGAAGATCAAATTTATGCTGAAGATTCAGATTTGTATGGGATAGAAGTTGGTATTGGCGCAGAAGCTATTCATAGGTTACTTCAAGAAATGGACCTAGAAGAAATAGCAGAAAAACTTCGAGAAGAGATCACTCAAAGTAAAGGACAAAAAAGAGCTAAACTCATTAAACGCTTAAGGGTAATAGATAATTTTATTGCTACTGGATCATTATCTGAGTGGATGGTTTTAGAAGTAATTCCTGTAATTCCTCCGGATCTTCGGCCTATGGTTCAGCTAGATGGAGGACGTTTTGCTACATCTGATTTAAATGATTTGTATCGAAGAGTAATTAACCGTAATAACCGTTTAGCTCGACTTCAAGAAATTCTTGCTCCAGAAATTATTGTTAGAAATGAAAAACGAATGCTGCAAGAAGCAGTTGACGCTTTAATTGATAATGGAAGGAGAGGTCGTACAGTAGTAGGAGCAAACAATAGACCACTAAAATCTTTATCTGACATAATCGAGGGTAAGCAAGGTCGTTTTCGTCAAAATCTCTTAGGGAAGAGGGTTGATTACTCGGGTCGTTCTGTAATCGTAGTAGGTCCAAAATTAAAAATTTACCAGTGTGGACTACCTCGTGAAATGGCTATTGAGTTATTTCAACCTTTCGTTATTCATCGACTAATTCGCTTAGGCCTAGTAAATAATATCAAAGCTGCTAAAAAACTTATTATTAAAGGCGATTCTAGTATTTGGAATGTTCTAGAAGAAGTAATTACTGGACACCCTGTTTTGCTTAACCGTGCTCCTACTTTACATCGTCTAGGAATTCAAGCATTTGAACCTATTCTGGTTGAAGGAAGAGCTATCCAACTACATCCTTTAGTTTGTCCAGCATTTAATGCTGATTTTGATGGTGATCAAATGGCAGTCCACGTTCCTTTATCATTGGAATCTCAAGCAGAGGCAAGACTATTGATGTTAGCTTGCCATAATATCCTATCACCAGCAACAGGAGCCCCTATAGTTGCTCCTTCGCAAGATATGGTCCTCGGATGTTATTACCTTACAGCAGAAAACCCTGAAGCTCAGCAAGGAGGAGGAAGATATTTCGCCAATTTTGAAGATGCTATTAAAGCCTATGAACAAGGTAATATTGATTTACATGCTTATATTTGGCTTCGTTGTGAAGATCCTTATGAAGAGATTGTTACAGACAAACCAGATAAAGAAGTAATAAAAACAGAAACCTCTGAGGATGGTAGTATAATCAAATATTACAGAGAACGTAAAGTTAGAGAACTAAATGGAGAAAATCTTTCTCAGTTTATTCGTACTACTGCAGGACGAATAATTTATAACAAAACGATTCAAGATGCCTTAGCTTCATTACACTAA
- the deoC gene encoding deoxyribose-phosphate aldolase, which produces MKSELNINIANYIEHSSLNPNSTYEEIKTLCDEAQYFQFPSVCVYPHFVPQVVHLLHGTKTSISTVIGFPSGATTSSVKLYEAQEATDNGANELNIMINLGELKLGNSRFIYDEISSICETTKRIIKIVLESNLLTNAEKKLASDICADAGAKYLETNTGWFGGITKIDIEYLHKICSGKMGIKASGGIHTFEQALELVKLGASRIGTSHGVDIVKTQNQ; this is translated from the coding sequence ATGAAATCTGAATTAAATATTAATATTGCTAACTATATTGAACATTCATCACTCAATCCTAACTCAACTTATGAAGAAATTAAAACATTATGTGATGAAGCTCAATACTTTCAATTTCCTAGTGTGTGTGTATATCCTCATTTCGTTCCTCAGGTAGTACATTTACTTCATGGAACCAAAACTTCAATATCTACAGTAATTGGTTTTCCTTCAGGAGCTACTACTTCATCTGTTAAACTTTATGAAGCACAAGAAGCAACAGATAATGGTGCTAATGAATTGAACATTATGATAAATCTGGGAGAATTAAAATTAGGTAATTCAAGATTTATTTATGATGAAATATCATCAATATGTGAAACTACAAAAAGGATAATTAAAATAGTTTTAGAAAGTAATTTATTAACAAATGCAGAAAAGAAGTTAGCCTCTGATATTTGTGCAGATGCAGGAGCTAAATATTTAGAGACTAACACTGGATGGTTCGGAGGCATTACAAAAATTGATATCGAATATCTACATAAAATTTGTAGCGGTAAAATGGGGATTAAAGCTTCTGGAGGTATTCATACATTTGAACAAGCTTTAGAATTAGTTAAGTTAGGTGCAAGTCGCATAGGTACTTCTCATGGTGTAGATATAGTTAAAACTCAGAATCAATAA
- a CDS encoding GAF domain-containing sensor histidine kinase: MFSATAKVSYPSSDFISLCQSQITLLAKILQAEWSAVYLTSEKDNQQINLIPIVVYPAGGTARNTFTNHIDFIEGKEITAIPIFRGSLSSISEDLSSVHSSNFFTSEPYQVGFPLVYEGLVLGVLVTRRFNHPWKQDELTQIKKIANTLAIARSLDQRQASSKKQLHQQKILHKQEYDRLENLFHQLRNPLTALKIFGKLLLKRLISDEQSFAVVKNIVREGEHLHDLIQEFETNQISIDASLDTVPLNSNFVGTFKNSLSPLLPSQSLELDEIYISEILEDILISMKPIAQNKNIILQIHAPNYLQPVLASIFGLREVISNLIDNSIKYTPPFGRIDIRLGLFKIIDNKQYQGICIQDTGLGISTEDQPYIFERHYRGAKTQESILGNGLGLSIVKELVDKMNGTIELLSPIDFQNNKGTQFIVWLSLKDSRYRTN; encoded by the coding sequence ATGTTCTCTGCTACAGCAAAAGTTTCTTATCCGAGTTCAGATTTTATTTCTTTGTGTCAATCACAAATCACTCTTTTGGCTAAAATTCTACAAGCAGAATGGAGTGCTGTATATTTGACTTCAGAAAAAGATAATCAACAAATAAATCTTATACCAATAGTTGTTTATCCAGCTGGTGGAACAGCTAGAAATACTTTTACTAATCATATTGATTTTATTGAAGGAAAAGAAATTACCGCCATACCAATTTTTAGAGGATCTTTATCATCTATTTCTGAAGATTTGTCTAGTGTACATAGTAGCAACTTTTTTACATCAGAACCTTACCAAGTAGGGTTTCCTCTGGTATATGAAGGTCTTGTTTTAGGAGTTTTGGTAACAAGGAGATTTAATCATCCTTGGAAACAAGATGAATTGACTCAAATAAAAAAAATAGCAAATACCTTAGCAATTGCACGCTCATTAGATCAACGTCAAGCATCTTCTAAAAAACAATTACATCAGCAAAAAATATTACATAAACAAGAATATGATCGACTTGAAAATTTATTTCACCAACTAAGAAATCCATTAACAGCTCTAAAAATTTTTGGTAAATTATTACTTAAACGTTTAATATCTGATGAGCAAAGTTTTGCTGTCGTTAAGAATATAGTTAGAGAAGGAGAACATTTACACGATTTAATCCAAGAATTTGAAACCAACCAAATCTCAATAGATGCGAGTTTAGATACTGTTCCTTTAAATTCTAACTTTGTTGGCACTTTTAAAAATTCATTGTCTCCTTTACTTCCTTCACAATCTTTAGAATTGGATGAAATTTACATATCAGAAATATTGGAAGATATTCTGATTTCTATGAAACCTATTGCACAAAATAAAAATATAATTCTGCAGATACATGCTCCTAATTATTTACAACCAGTTTTAGCTAGTATTTTTGGATTAAGAGAAGTAATTAGTAATTTAATTGATAATAGTATTAAATATACTCCTCCATTTGGGAGAATAGATATTAGGCTAGGTTTATTTAAAATCATTGACAATAAACAGTATCAAGGTATTTGTATACAAGATACAGGCTTAGGTATTTCTACGGAAGATCAACCATATATTTTTGAGCGACATTATAGAGGAGCAAAAACACAAGAAAGTATTCTAGGCAACGGCTTAGGCTTATCAATTGTCAAAGAACTAGTTGATAAAATGAATGGAACGATTGAGTTATTGAGTCCAATTGATTTTCAAAATAATAAAGGGACACAATTTATAGTATGGTTATCTCTAAAAGATTCAAGGTATAGAACAAATTGA
- a CDS encoding DUF3155 domain-containing protein: MARKRKRKSRRRQEGRKILELVPQYNIESGEDKPVTAARKYIHGIGIQAPALLVVRRNEHTTDRYFWAEKGLFGAQYVEENHFLFPSLKEFQPQIQKMSMKTPMVG; encoded by the coding sequence TTGGCAAGAAAGCGCAAACGGAAAAGTCGCCGTCGCCAAGAGGGTCGAAAAATTCTTGAACTTGTACCCCAATATAATATTGAGAGCGGTGAAGATAAGCCAGTAACTGCTGCTAGAAAATACATTCATGGAATAGGGATACAGGCGCCTGCTTTGTTAGTTGTTAGGCGTAATGAACACACTACTGATAGATACTTTTGGGCGGAAAAAGGTCTATTTGGTGCTCAATATGTTGAGGAAAATCATTTTTTGTTTCCTAGTTTAAAAGAATTTCAGCCACAAATTCAGAAAATGTCTATGAAAACTCCTATGGTAGGATAA
- a CDS encoding cofactor assembly of complex C subunit B: MSNPTLISTFFLTFLLTIGLFFFIRASVKDRTEKEKIIFQVSKIPLMKQIKTYFEKRSYQIISNKEDEIIFEGIVRPSWFMAIFLSFLSSVGLFCFGLILSFLYQPLTPGFFSLVILSPITGLFYWKKACKAETVTVNFEHNTGETLDKPSCFILTGHRDEIAKFKKSFPLQLNN; this comes from the coding sequence GTGAGCAATCCTACCTTAATTTCAACTTTCTTTCTAACTTTTTTACTAACTATAGGATTATTCTTTTTTATTCGTGCCTCTGTAAAAGACCGTACAGAGAAAGAAAAAATTATTTTCCAGGTATCTAAAATACCATTAATGAAACAAATTAAAACTTATTTTGAAAAACGATCCTATCAAATTATTTCTAATAAAGAAGATGAAATTATTTTTGAGGGAATAGTTCGTCCTAGTTGGTTTATGGCAATCTTCTTAAGTTTTCTATCGTCAGTTGGTCTATTCTGCTTTGGATTGATTTTATCGTTTCTTTATCAGCCATTAACTCCTGGATTTTTTAGTTTAGTCATTTTGTCTCCCATAACAGGTTTATTTTATTGGAAAAAAGCATGTAAAGCTGAGACAGTAACCGTAAACTTTGAACACAATACAGGAGAAACACTAGATAAACCTAGTTGTTTTATTCTAACTGGTCATCGTGATGAAATAGCTAAGTTTAAAAAAAGCTTTCCTTTACAGCTTAATAATTAG
- a CDS encoding Tic22 family protein, which yields MKSLVRWGTTMSLIASTLLTSWLGKVPKVLALPEADIIKLLQTVPVFTITTEEGGPLVATIEDNQKVTQVFMSSQDADGFLDKLRQHQPDVGNKVKVQAVSLGEIYRFALANNSDVNKESLQFVYVPMKSAIDSAKKLLDTKGQEYKGGVPLFILRGGPENSMLTIQQNEREVIPLFFEEAPIQAITEKMKKDQPNIVKSIKIEVVPLENVIGLLQTKNDEALKQIQLVPPEETIQFIQNKIKLEQAQES from the coding sequence ATGAAATCATTAGTTCGCTGGGGAACAACTATGAGCTTGATAGCAAGCACTTTGTTGACATCTTGGCTAGGGAAAGTGCCAAAAGTATTAGCTTTACCTGAAGCTGATATCATTAAGTTATTACAGACAGTTCCTGTCTTTACTATTACTACAGAAGAAGGAGGACCTCTTGTTGCAACGATAGAGGATAATCAAAAAGTAACACAAGTTTTTATGAGCTCACAGGATGCTGATGGTTTTTTAGATAAGCTTCGTCAACATCAGCCAGACGTTGGAAATAAAGTAAAAGTTCAAGCTGTTTCTTTAGGGGAAATATATCGTTTTGCTTTAGCTAATAATAGTGATGTAAATAAAGAATCTCTTCAATTTGTTTATGTTCCTATGAAGAGTGCTATAGACTCTGCAAAAAAACTTCTAGACACCAAAGGACAAGAATATAAAGGTGGAGTTCCTTTATTTATTCTGAGAGGAGGTCCCGAAAATAGTATGTTGACTATTCAACAAAATGAGAGAGAAGTTATCCCTCTTTTCTTTGAAGAAGCTCCAATTCAAGCTATTACAGAAAAAATGAAAAAGGATCAGCCCAACATCGTTAAATCAATAAAAATTGAAGTAGTTCCTTTAGAAAATGTAATTGGGTTACTGCAAACCAAAAATGATGAGGCACTTAAGCAAATACAATTAGTTCCACCTGAAGAGACTATTCAGTTTATTCAGAATAAAATTAAACTAGAACAGGCTCAAGAAAGCTAA
- a CDS encoding FAD-dependent oxidoreductase, with product MGKSETKELINRQLFYLKKNNKLKFLGHIFTSLSLGIISLSTTLPVSARIPEELISCDILVVGAGLSGSAAAYEGLLAGKTVCLTELTDWVGGQISSQGNSAFDEGKQQRSLQHFPRGYNILRNNIARFYNRQNPGECWVSESCFLPSHGHQLLYKQLQKAQKIGNGTLKWFPSTVVKEIKLNANNKLIQSVIAIQHSPADPGLDLYKEPLSQTIQDAYTYKDSKRFKKRIIRFEAKSQENSSANWFVIEATETGEIIALADIPYQLGLDPLNHLNPSSPTKNRDPYCVQGFTYPFAMERMTSIQTQNKPIFYDKYEPYYGYDNDNRLAHFDLVFTYRRIWSPRKGRLVKTGPLKVNEPSPGDISMQNWLWGNDYRPGTSQDNLIYTRKQLKENGQLEEGRWEGGLRTETLKKGEELSLGFYYWLVAGNTDSRLGNNIKKPSPNHRLLSGHSSPMGTMHGLSKYPYIREGRRIIGRPSYDHPDGFSINEIDISTKDYWNNFYRTSLPRPMYQRVWSTIANLESRIMTLSNRPSYLVTRRTHATIYPDSVGVTQYMIDFHPCMALSPAEKPGNLERREVRVAHGSAHPAQIPLRAMIPQKIDNLIVSGKNIATSHIAAAAYRVHGFEWSAGAAAGTLASFSLEKDILPYELVDDLPKQESGLQEFRQKLESNGNPTTFPQAMMFSYLQGK from the coding sequence ATGGGAAAATCTGAAACGAAAGAATTAATAAATAGACAGTTATTTTACCTGAAGAAAAACAATAAACTTAAGTTTTTAGGACATATTTTTACCTCACTATCTTTAGGTATAATCTCGTTAAGCACTACCCTTCCAGTTTCTGCACGTATACCTGAAGAATTGATTAGTTGTGACATACTTGTAGTGGGTGCTGGACTATCAGGTTCTGCTGCTGCTTACGAAGGTTTATTAGCTGGAAAGACTGTTTGTTTAACTGAATTAACTGATTGGGTGGGAGGGCAAATTTCTTCACAAGGTAATTCAGCTTTTGATGAGGGAAAACAACAGAGATCTTTACAGCATTTTCCTCGAGGATATAATATTCTGCGAAACAATATTGCTCGTTTTTACAATAGGCAAAACCCTGGAGAATGCTGGGTCAGTGAAAGCTGTTTCTTACCATCTCACGGTCACCAATTATTATATAAACAATTACAGAAAGCTCAAAAAATTGGTAATGGAACTTTGAAATGGTTTCCTTCAACTGTTGTCAAAGAAATAAAACTGAATGCAAATAATAAATTAATACAGAGCGTTATCGCTATTCAACATAGTCCTGCTGATCCTGGTCTTGATCTTTATAAAGAGCCTCTTTCCCAGACCATTCAGGATGCTTATACTTACAAAGATTCCAAACGTTTCAAAAAAAGAATTATTCGTTTTGAAGCAAAATCTCAAGAAAATAGTTCCGCTAATTGGTTTGTAATAGAAGCAACCGAAACAGGAGAAATAATTGCTTTAGCTGATATTCCGTATCAGCTAGGATTAGATCCCTTAAATCATCTTAATCCATCATCTCCGACAAAAAATAGGGATCCTTATTGTGTACAAGGTTTTACATATCCTTTTGCTATGGAAAGGATGACAAGTATTCAAACCCAAAACAAGCCAATATTTTATGATAAATATGAGCCATATTATGGATACGATAATGATAATCGATTAGCTCATTTTGACTTGGTATTTACCTATCGAAGAATCTGGAGTCCTCGTAAGGGAAGATTAGTAAAAACTGGACCTCTTAAGGTTAATGAGCCTAGCCCTGGAGATATTTCTATGCAAAATTGGCTATGGGGAAATGATTATCGTCCAGGAACATCACAAGACAATCTTATTTATACTCGTAAACAGCTAAAAGAAAACGGACAGTTAGAAGAAGGTAGATGGGAAGGAGGTTTACGTACAGAAACTTTAAAAAAAGGAGAGGAATTATCTTTAGGATTTTATTACTGGTTAGTAGCAGGAAATACTGATTCTCGCTTAGGTAATAATATTAAAAAACCATCCCCAAATCATCGTTTATTAAGTGGCCATAGTTCTCCTATGGGAACTATGCATGGACTATCTAAATATCCTTATATTAGGGAAGGGAGACGCATTATTGGAAGACCATCTTATGATCATCCAGATGGATTTTCTATAAATGAAATTGATATTTCGACTAAAGATTATTGGAATAATTTTTATCGTACTTCTTTGCCTCGGCCAATGTATCAAAGAGTATGGTCAACTATCGCTAACTTAGAATCAAGAATAATGACATTAAGTAACCGTCCTTCGTATTTAGTTACCAGACGCACCCATGCAACAATATATCCAGATTCTGTTGGCGTTACCCAATATATGATTGATTTTCATCCATGTATGGCTTTATCTCCTGCAGAAAAACCTGGAAATCTTGAAAGAAGAGAAGTTCGTGTCGCTCATGGTTCCGCTCATCCTGCACAAATTCCATTAAGAGCTATGATTCCTCAAAAAATAGATAATTTAATTGTTTCTGGAAAGAATATAGCTACTAGTCATATTGCAGCAGCAGCTTATAGGGTACATGGATTTGAGTGGTCAGCTGGAGCAGCTGCTGGCACATTAGCTAGCTTTTCTTTAGAAAAGGATATCTTGCCTTATGAGTTAGTAGATGATTTACCAAAACAAGAATCTGGGTTACAGGAATTTCGTCAAAAGCTAGAAAGTAATGGCAATCCTACAACTTTTCCTCAAGCTATGATGTTTAGTTACTTGCAAGGTAAGTAG